The Gillisia sp. Hel_I_86 genome has a segment encoding these proteins:
- a CDS encoding glycosyltransferase family 4 protein: MPTQKKILVVVESIDVEDSSGSKANLALIKNLNEAGLEVLVYHYTRKEMQIPEIQCVAIKEKRWTWLFFLSRLERQIRYKLKIHLNKPLEKIFGFSFTLFNDRNSIITALGEIKDFEPDLVLTLSKGGSFRPHHALLKIPKWHKKWIAYIHDPYPFAYYPRPYDWVEPGHEQKRMFFVKVSQQAAFAAYPSLLLAEWMESYFPFFRNKRLIIPHQIQERKSSIALPDFFDKSKFNIVHAGALMGPRNPLGLLKAFELFLHNNPEAKLNASLIMIGRQSQFSKKFQEMMIAIPQFYASEKTIDFDTVYKIQQDATVNVILEAKASISPFLPGKFPHCIASGKPILLLGPNISESHRLLGKDYLYWSEISDIENIQRKIETLYQNWKEEKDISLNRMDLNKYLSVDHLKNLIKKVV, translated from the coding sequence TTGCCAACCCAAAAGAAAATATTAGTCGTTGTTGAATCTATTGACGTGGAAGACAGCAGTGGTTCTAAGGCAAATTTAGCACTAATTAAAAACTTAAACGAAGCCGGGTTAGAGGTGTTGGTATACCATTACACCCGTAAAGAAATGCAAATACCCGAAATACAATGCGTAGCCATAAAGGAAAAAAGATGGACTTGGTTATTTTTCTTAAGCCGGCTGGAAAGGCAAATTCGATATAAATTAAAAATACATCTTAATAAACCGCTCGAAAAGATTTTCGGTTTTTCTTTTACCCTTTTTAACGATCGTAACAGTATAATAACAGCATTAGGAGAAATAAAAGATTTTGAGCCAGATTTAGTGCTTACCTTAAGTAAGGGGGGAAGTTTTAGGCCTCATCACGCTTTATTAAAAATACCGAAATGGCATAAGAAATGGATAGCTTATATTCACGATCCTTATCCGTTTGCATATTATCCAAGGCCTTATGACTGGGTAGAGCCGGGACATGAACAAAAAAGGATGTTTTTTGTGAAAGTTTCACAGCAAGCGGCTTTTGCGGCTTACCCCAGTTTGCTTTTAGCCGAGTGGATGGAGAGTTACTTTCCGTTTTTCAGAAATAAACGTTTAATTATTCCGCACCAAATTCAAGAAAGGAAGAGCTCCATTGCCTTACCAGATTTTTTTGATAAATCTAAATTTAATATTGTGCATGCGGGTGCTTTAATGGGGCCCAGGAACCCTTTAGGTCTTTTAAAAGCATTTGAATTATTCTTGCATAATAATCCGGAAGCAAAACTAAATGCAAGTTTAATCATGATTGGAAGGCAGTCGCAATTTTCAAAGAAATTTCAGGAAATGATGATCGCGATACCGCAATTCTATGCCAGTGAAAAAACCATTGATTTTGATACGGTATATAAAATTCAACAAGATGCTACGGTAAATGTGATTTTGGAAGCTAAGGCTTCAATAAGCCCATTTCTGCCTGGTAAATTTCCACACTGCATAGCATCAGGCAAACCAATTTTACTATTGGGACCCAATATTAGTGAATCTCATCGTTTACTGGGTAAGGATTATTTGTACTGGTCAGAAATTTCAGATATTGAAAACATTCAAAGAAAAATTGAAACACTGTATCAAAATTGGAAAGAAGAAAAAGATATAAGTCTAAATAGAATGGATTTAAACAAATATTTATCTGTTGATCATCTTAAAAACCTTATTAAAAAAGTGGTTTGA
- the wecB gene encoding non-hydrolyzing UDP-N-acetylglucosamine 2-epimerase gives MKILVCFGTRPEAIKMAPIIHELQKENLPFKVCVTAQHREMLDQVLDFFEIVPDHDLDLMQPNQSLNALSAKILSEIDRILEEENPDLVLVHGDTTSAALVGLAAFHKGVKVGHVEAGLRTYNKAAPFPEEINRQLTARIADFHFAPTGKAHANLLSEKIQKDQLYVTGNTVVDALHWAIDKMDSKPLSEEIKKIKAMLNPNKKLILVTGHRRENFGEGFIKICEALRELSETKNMELIFPLHLNPNVKNPLQDMLRHKNNIHLMEPVAYPTMLWLMQRCSLIISDSGGIQEEAPTFKKPVLVTRDVSERMEGVEAGFSILVGTDKDKIVEEAARLLDNLPDFKNIANPYGDGNAAFRIVEFLKNKIE, from the coding sequence TTGAAAATCCTAGTCTGTTTTGGCACCCGCCCCGAAGCCATAAAAATGGCTCCAATTATTCATGAACTTCAAAAAGAAAACCTTCCTTTTAAAGTTTGTGTAACAGCCCAACACCGGGAAATGCTGGATCAGGTGTTGGATTTCTTTGAAATAGTGCCAGATCACGATCTCGATTTAATGCAACCAAACCAGTCATTGAATGCGCTTAGCGCAAAAATTCTTAGTGAAATCGACCGTATATTGGAAGAGGAAAATCCCGATCTTGTTTTGGTGCATGGAGATACTACCAGTGCAGCCCTGGTTGGCCTTGCCGCTTTTCACAAGGGTGTAAAAGTGGGGCATGTGGAGGCGGGTTTACGCACTTACAATAAAGCAGCTCCTTTTCCTGAGGAAATAAACCGCCAGCTTACTGCAAGGATCGCCGACTTCCATTTTGCACCTACAGGTAAAGCACATGCCAACTTATTAAGTGAAAAAATTCAAAAAGATCAGCTTTATGTTACAGGAAATACCGTGGTAGATGCCTTGCATTGGGCAATTGATAAAATGGATTCGAAGCCATTGAGCGAAGAAATTAAGAAAATCAAAGCCATGCTCAACCCGAATAAAAAATTGATCCTTGTTACAGGGCATCGCAGGGAAAATTTTGGAGAAGGATTTATTAAAATATGTGAAGCTTTGCGGGAATTGTCAGAAACCAAAAATATGGAATTGATTTTCCCCCTTCATTTAAATCCCAATGTAAAAAATCCCTTGCAGGACATGCTTAGGCACAAAAACAATATTCATCTTATGGAACCGGTGGCTTATCCCACCATGCTTTGGCTGATGCAGCGTTGCAGCCTTATAATTTCTGATTCTGGCGGAATTCAGGAGGAAGCCCCTACTTTTAAAAAACCCGTGCTCGTAACCAGGGACGTTTCAGAAAGAATGGAAGGCGTGGAAGCTGGGTTTTCTATTTTGGTGGGTACCGATAAAGATAAAATAGTGGAGGAGGCTGCTCGACTTTTGGATAATCTTCCAGATTTTAAGAATATAGCAAATCCTTATGGGGATGGAAATGCGGCTTTTAGAATTGTTGAGTTTCTGAAAAATAAAATTGAGTAA
- a CDS encoding glycosyltransferase family 2 protein, with the protein MNPSPIVSIIMATYNREHLISETLVSIQNQTFPNWECLIIDDGSTDDTKEILRPFLDGESRFKYIKRSSKYKKGLPGCRNMGLDIAKGEYVVFFDDDDIVHPENLKISVDNFKNNVKYVRYLRKVFWGDFHYNFDGNTKYNSELLDISVLDKMITNKIPFNSCQVMWRRECFIMNRFNEALMYAEEWECYSRILSSGIKGISVNKVLFYGRKHSNSNTGEFHSGNNIRRDSQIKASFLIMEKLKKNNLWNEVLEKFFIRLGFSIQSFSVTKTALAAGNSSNWKSFKYKFGYQFYFVLKPIFELKSKMIKS; encoded by the coding sequence ATGAACCCTTCCCCAATAGTTTCTATTATCATGGCAACCTATAATCGGGAACATTTGATTTCTGAAACGCTTGTGAGTATTCAAAATCAAACCTTCCCCAATTGGGAATGCCTAATTATAGATGATGGCAGCACCGATGACACGAAAGAAATCCTAAGGCCTTTTCTAGATGGAGAGTCACGCTTTAAGTATATAAAACGTAGCTCAAAATATAAAAAAGGATTGCCTGGTTGTCGAAATATGGGTTTGGATATAGCGAAAGGGGAGTATGTTGTTTTTTTTGATGATGATGATATTGTACATCCTGAAAATTTAAAAATTTCAGTCGATAATTTTAAAAATAATGTCAAGTATGTTAGATATTTAAGAAAGGTTTTTTGGGGAGATTTTCATTATAATTTCGATGGTAATACTAAATATAATTCTGAACTACTGGATATCTCTGTTTTAGATAAAATGATTACTAATAAGATCCCTTTTAATTCATGTCAGGTAATGTGGAGAAGGGAATGTTTTATTATGAACAGATTTAATGAAGCTTTAATGTACGCGGAAGAATGGGAATGTTATTCAAGAATTCTTTCATCGGGGATTAAAGGAATTTCTGTAAACAAAGTGCTTTTTTATGGAAGGAAACACTCCAATTCCAATACAGGAGAGTTTCATTCTGGAAATAATATAAGGAGGGATTCCCAAATTAAAGCTTCTTTCCTTATAATGGAAAAGCTAAAAAAAAATAATCTTTGGAATGAAGTTCTTGAAAAGTTTTTTATACGTTTGGGATTTTCTATTCAATCTTTTAGTGTAACAAAAACTGCTTTAGCTGCTGGGAACAGTTCAAATTGGAAGTCGTTCAAATATAAATTTGGCTATCAGTTTTATTTTGTTCTAAAACCAATTTTTGAATTAAAATCCAAAATGATCAAATCTTGA
- a CDS encoding glycosyltransferase family 2 protein, producing the protein MNKPDPLISIVIPCYNDPYYIVKSVQSAIEQTYKNKEIIVVDDGSNLKTKKVLANIKTKIDLLITQENKGLSAARNAGINQSNGDLILVLDSDDFFEPEFCAKAAEVLQSSEDIKIATCYARRFNEEGIIDIFKPSGGGIEKFLLFNAAIGNSLYRKKEWETVKGYDEKMIKGYEDWEFYIRLLAGSGEAYVINEPLFNYRQKKQSMRIDANKIKYELQKYIYFKHSNLYKEHYTLFIEDLLKRIEAEEKEKLKNTRRIEFKIGKTILKPIKFLKSKFGSSPSR; encoded by the coding sequence ATGAATAAACCAGATCCTTTAATTTCAATAGTAATTCCTTGCTATAATGATCCTTATTATATTGTAAAAAGCGTGCAATCAGCGATTGAACAAACCTATAAAAACAAAGAAATTATAGTAGTTGATGACGGCTCCAATTTAAAAACTAAAAAAGTTTTAGCAAACATAAAAACCAAAATTGATCTACTAATAACACAGGAGAATAAAGGATTGAGTGCTGCCAGAAATGCGGGTATAAACCAATCTAATGGAGACCTTATTTTGGTTCTGGATTCCGATGATTTCTTCGAACCAGAATTTTGTGCCAAAGCTGCTGAAGTACTTCAGAGTTCAGAAGATATAAAAATAGCCACCTGCTATGCGAGGAGATTTAACGAAGAAGGCATTATTGACATTTTTAAGCCTTCAGGTGGAGGTATTGAAAAATTTTTGCTTTTCAATGCTGCCATTGGTAATTCGCTTTATAGAAAAAAGGAGTGGGAAACTGTAAAAGGGTATGATGAAAAAATGATTAAAGGATACGAGGATTGGGAATTTTATATAAGGCTTTTAGCTGGAAGTGGAGAAGCTTATGTAATTAATGAACCCCTCTTTAATTATCGGCAGAAAAAACAATCTATGAGAATAGACGCAAATAAAATTAAATATGAACTGCAAAAGTATATTTATTTCAAGCATTCCAATCTTTATAAAGAGCATTATACTTTGTTTATTGAGGATTTGTTAAAACGAATTGAAGCGGAAGAAAAAGAAAAATTAAAAAATACCCGCAGAATTGAGTTTAAAATTGGAAAAACAATTTTAAAACCCATTAAATTTTTAAAGTCTAAATTTGGGAGTAGTCCAAGCAGATAG